The Deinococcus sp. KNUC1210 genomic interval CTTAGCAATCCACACGCCGTACTGCTTCAGGACGTTCTCGTTGAGATGATAGGTCTGGATGATCGCTGGGATCTGGTTGAGCTGCTTTTCGTTGGTGATGTAGGCCGTGGCGCGTTGATCGGCCGGCAGCGCCTGGGTCAGCGCGAAGACCAGCATCGAGATGGCGAGGAGGGTGATCGGCAGCTGGAGCAGCCGTTTTACGATGAAGGTCAGCATGGGTTCCTCCAGGGTTCACGGCTCGGACAGCGGGTGACCATGGCTTCGGCGACGCGCCGGGACAGGCGGCTCAACTTCAGCTGAGCGCCTGCGACCGGGAACTCATTTGCTGGTGTAGTAATAGATGTCGCCGGCGTATAGCGGGTTGGTCACGCGGCCTTTGACCCAGTCACGCTGGGCCGTGTAGCTGACGCCCTGGTAGATCGGAATTTCCGCCACGTCATTGAAGCCGAGCCGCACCACCTGCCGGTACAGCGCGGTTCGCTGTACCGGATCGCTGATCCCCACCGCCTGACTAATGAGCTTATCGACCGTCGCGTTGTGATACCCGGTGTTCTGGGGGTAGTTGCCGGTCGAGGCCAGGAACGGCTGGGCGAAGTTGTGCGGATCTCCGTAATCGGCCTGCCAGCCGAGCATCCAGACCGATTCGCGGTGGGCGGCCGAGTCTGCGAGGATCTGGCTGAATTGGGCTTCCCGGACGTCGATGTGGAACCTGGGATTGATCGCCTCGATGCCGCGTTTGAGCACCTCGGCTGCCTTCTGCCGGTTCGCGTTGCCGCTGTTGAAGTACACCGGCACCGTGAACCCGGTGTCCCAGACCTTTCCGCCCCAAGCCTTCTTGAAGTACACGGTGGCGGCCTCCTTGCTGAAGTGATACCGCAGCGCCTTGTCGTAGCCGGCAAACGACGTCTGCATGGCGGTGTTGTTGATCACCCCTTTGCCCAGCAACTGGTCTTTCAGGAAGGCGTCGTAGTCGATGCTGGCGGCGAACGCGCGTCGAATGTTGAGGTCGCTGAAGAAATTGGCCGGAATGCCTTTCTCATCCAGCTTGCCGCTGCCCAGCTTGGCGGGATCCTGGATATTGAAGTTCATGAACAGGGTCTGCAACACCAGGGTGGCGACGTTGTCGATGACCTTGACGCCCGGCAACCCGGAGAACTGCTTGGCCACATTGCGCGCGTAGCTGCCGACCACGAACTGATCTGCGTCGCCGGTTTTCAGCAATTGAACCGCGGTGGCCGGCTCGTCGACCCGTTTGATCACCACCGTCTGGAGCTTGGCGGGCGAGCGCCAGTATTTGTCGTTGCGCCGCAGGATCACCTGCTGGCCCTTGTCGTAGCGCTGCAGCGTGAACGGCCCGGTGCCGAGCGGGATCACATTGGCGTAGGGAGAGGCGGCCAGCGACTCGTTGCTGTACTTCTGCCACGTGTTTTTGTCGCCGTCCCACGCGCCGGCCTTGATGGCAGCGGCCCGGCTATAGATGGCC includes:
- a CDS encoding ABC transporter substrate-binding protein — encoded protein: MKKLGWITPLLLLGTLASAQVKNPDTLVSLTIADWSSFDPAQCYDAACSEILQNTLETLYFPAPSDLETEASNPKIVNQPLLAAALPTITNGGRTFTIKLNPAARFSDGTPVTAADVKYSLMRQMLISADAGGSTLLLEPIMGSAASIRKDDTAAFGIMDKAIVAQNPTTIVFNLAKPFTPFLAVLAHPVAAIYSRAAAIKAGAWDGDKNTWQKYSNESLAASPYANVIPLGTGPFTLQRYDKGQQVILRRNDKYWRSPAKLQTVVIKRVDEPATAVQLLKTGDADQFVVGSYARNVAKQFSGLPGVKVIDNVATLVLQTLFMNFNIQDPAKLGSGKLDEKGIPANFFSDLNIRRAFAASIDYDAFLKDQLLGKGVINNTAMQTSFAGYDKALRYHFSKEAATVYFKKAWGGKVWDTGFTVPVYFNSGNANRQKAAEVLKRGIEAINPRFHIDVREAQFSQILADSAAHRESVWMLGWQADYGDPHNFAQPFLASTGNYPQNTGYHNATVDKLISQAVGISDPVQRTALYRQVVRLGFNDVAEIPIYQGVSYTAQRDWVKGRVTNPLYAGDIYYYTSK